In the genome of Spirochaeta cellobiosiphila DSM 17781, one region contains:
- the ribB gene encoding 3,4-dihydroxy-2-butanone-4-phosphate synthase has product MKITTEQAIDLLKDGQMIILTDDKNRENEGDILFLAHKAQKEHVDFLTREARGLICVALSPERADQFQLLPMVTHNESVHKTAFTLSVDANNGGTGISVHDRWEAIKALGADQPDRKSLVSPGHVFPLRAQKGGLWVRQGHTEGAVALAELAQEQPAMVICEILGKGEDMARGQELIDFAKTHHLGILSMNELQDYLVKGTARTLLQTEWGELVMETYPPEHPEQEPPFLLYSPHIDWEESFDLRIHSECLTGEVLGSRHCDCREQLQQSIKHISRTKGALLYLRQEGRGIGLAEKIKAYALQQEGQDTYEANESLGHAPDSRDYHYAARILRSKKVSTFKLLTNNPDKVENMRAQGFQIERLSWEIEANDINRSYLKTKKIKFHHHLQGV; this is encoded by the coding sequence ATGAAAATAACAACAGAGCAAGCTATAGACCTATTGAAGGATGGTCAAATGATCATTCTAACTGATGACAAGAACCGAGAAAATGAAGGAGATATTCTCTTTCTGGCTCATAAAGCACAGAAAGAACATGTGGATTTCTTAACACGGGAGGCCAGGGGCTTAATCTGTGTAGCCTTAAGTCCTGAAAGGGCAGATCAATTCCAACTTCTTCCCATGGTGACCCATAACGAAAGTGTACATAAGACAGCTTTCACCCTATCAGTTGATGCCAATAATGGAGGAACAGGAATAAGCGTTCATGACAGATGGGAAGCCATTAAGGCTTTAGGAGCCGACCAGCCTGACAGGAAAAGCCTTGTGTCACCGGGACATGTCTTTCCTCTAAGGGCTCAAAAGGGAGGATTATGGGTACGACAGGGACACACAGAAGGGGCTGTGGCCCTGGCGGAATTAGCACAGGAACAACCGGCAATGGTCATCTGTGAGATTCTGGGAAAGGGAGAAGACATGGCTAGAGGTCAGGAACTCATAGACTTCGCCAAGACTCATCACCTGGGAATCCTTTCGATGAATGAGCTCCAGGACTATCTCGTCAAAGGAACAGCCCGCACCTTGCTCCAGACAGAATGGGGAGAATTGGTGATGGAAACCTACCCTCCAGAACATCCTGAACAGGAACCACCTTTTCTCCTGTACTCTCCCCATATTGATTGGGAAGAAAGCTTTGACCTACGCATTCATTCAGAATGCTTAACGGGAGAAGTATTAGGCTCACGCCACTGTGACTGTAGAGAACAACTCCAACAATCAATAAAGCACATCAGCAGAACAAAGGGAGCGCTCCTGTATCTGCGACAGGAAGGTCGGGGAATCGGACTAGCAGAAAAGATAAAAGCTTATGCCCTCCAACAGGAGGGACAAGATACTTATGAGGCCAATGAAAGTCTCGGACATGCTCCGGATAGTCGTGACTATCATTATGCCGCACGCATACTAAGAAGCAAAAAGGTATCAACCTTTAAACTTTTGACAAATAATCCAGACAAAGTAGAGAACATGCGCGCTCAGGGATTTCAAATTGAAAGACTATCCTGGGAGATAGAAGCGAACGATATTAATCGTTCTTACCTAAAAACAAAGAAAATCAAATTCCATCATCACCTGCAAGGAGTATAA
- the ribH gene encoding 6,7-dimethyl-8-ribityllumazine synthase gives MTEIIGQLNITEAKVAIVIGRFNSLITEQLLEGAIDGLTRHGLAKEDITLVRVPGAFEIPLMAQKLARTSSFDAILCLGAVIRGNTPHFDYVSAEVSKGISQVSLKENLPIIFGVLTTDNMEQALERAGVKSGNKGFDAALTTIEMINLGRSL, from the coding sequence ATGACAGAGATAATAGGACAATTAAACATAACAGAAGCAAAGGTTGCCATTGTCATTGGCAGATTCAATTCCCTTATCACAGAACAGCTATTAGAAGGAGCTATTGACGGCCTGACACGACATGGATTAGCTAAAGAAGATATTACCCTTGTCAGAGTACCAGGAGCTTTTGAGATTCCCCTTATGGCTCAAAAACTGGCCCGAACCTCCTCTTTTGATGCCATTCTTTGCTTAGGTGCAGTAATTAGAGGGAACACACCTCACTTTGATTATGTATCTGCAGAAGTATCCAAAGGAATTAGTCAGGTCAGTTTAAAGGAAAATCTACCAATCATATTTGGTGTTCTTACTACAGACAATATGGAACAGGCTTTGGAGAGGGCAGGAGTCAAATCAGGGAACAAAGGCTTCGATGCGGCCTTAACAACTATTGAAATGATTAATCTCGGAAGAAGTTTGTAA
- a CDS encoding riboflavin synthase, producing the protein MFTGIIQDLGRVEEIQRKGKSFSYCIHTNLEEDLPVGSSLAVNGVCQTVVKMVNHSIHVEVLASTLEKTNLGCLKTGSPVNLERALKMSDYLDGHLVQGHVETTVVLQALTSSGLGHILRFTKPQKLFGLIPEGSICLDGVSLTISALGYDYLEVQIIPETWKRTLFHTRRPGDHINIETDILLRRESKEHSGVTKEKLQLWGY; encoded by the coding sequence ATGTTTACAGGCATAATACAGGACTTGGGACGTGTTGAGGAGATACAGAGGAAAGGTAAATCCTTTAGCTACTGCATCCATACAAATCTGGAAGAGGATCTACCAGTAGGAAGTTCTCTGGCGGTTAACGGAGTATGCCAGACGGTCGTAAAAATGGTCAACCATAGTATCCATGTGGAGGTTTTAGCTTCAACCTTGGAGAAAACAAACCTGGGATGTTTAAAAACAGGTTCTCCTGTGAACTTGGAAAGAGCCTTGAAGATGTCTGATTATCTGGATGGACATCTGGTTCAGGGACATGTAGAGACAACAGTCGTACTCCAGGCCCTAACCTCTTCAGGACTCGGACATATCCTACGATTTACCAAACCACAGAAACTCTTTGGTCTGATACCAGAAGGGTCTATCTGCCTGGATGGAGTAAGTCTCACGATCAGTGCCTTAGGTTATGACTATCTGGAAGTACAGATCATCCCTGAGACATGGAAGAGGACCCTCTTCCATACCAGAAGGCCTGGTGATCATATCAATATAGAAACAGATATACTCCTTCGCCGGGAATCAAAAGAACACAGTGGTGTTACAAAAGAAAAATTACAGTTATGGGGGTATTAA